The following coding sequences are from one Gossypium hirsutum isolate 1008001.06 chromosome A12, Gossypium_hirsutum_v2.1, whole genome shotgun sequence window:
- the LOC107923692 gene encoding uncharacterized protein — translation MKNNPKVEDNFPWDQTMRNHFTTFPKFLISSILLISILCIFYTVSFSNSSNKDLNIITAVHGGREEVAVAPPPVPSPKPSPSSKTTLRQIVFGIAASARLWDHRKNYIKLWWKAQMRGVVWLDKGVKPGIDDHLLPQKMISGDTSKFKYNNPKGHRSAIRISRIVSETLRLGLDDVRWFVMGDDDTFFVPDNLVRVLSKYDHNQFYYIGSSSESHLQNINFSYGMAYGGGGFAISYPLAKALAKMQDRCIQRYPGLYGSDDRIHACMAELGVPLTKEPGFHQYDVFGNLLGLLSAHPIAPLVSIHHLDKVEPIFPNMNRVQALKRLNIPINLDSAALMQQSVCYDKTRSWTVSISWGYTVQINRGIFSVREMEMPARTFLNWYKRADYTGFAFNTRPVTRHVCQKPFVYYLSKVSYNKVMNQTVSEHVQHQVSNPDCKWKMADPSRIERVEVYRKPDPNLWDKPPRRNCCRVLPTKKKGTMVIDVGVCGDDEVIELR, via the exons ATGAAAAACAATCCAAAGGTTGAAGATAACTTCCCATGGGATCAAACCATGAGAAACCATTTCACCACTTTCCCCAAATTTCTTATTTCTTCAatccttttaatttcaattctCTGCATCTTCTACACCGTAAGTTTCtctaattcatcaaataaagACCTGAATATCATCACCGCCGTCCACGGCGGAAGAGAGGAGGTAGCCGTAGCTCCACCGCCAGTTCCATCTCCAAAACCAAGCCCCTCATCGAAAACAACTCTTCGTCAGATAGTTTTCGGCATTGCAGCCTCAGCTCGATTATGGGATCATAGGAAGAATTACATCAAGTTATGGTGGAAAGCCCAGATGCGCGGTGTCGTCTGGTTAGACAAGGGAGTAAAACCCGGAATCGACGACCATCTTTTGCCGCAAAAAATGATCTCAGGCGATACTTCAAAGTTCAAATACAATAACCCAAAGGGTCACCGGTCGGCCATAAGGATATCCCGGATAGTATCGGAGACTTTAAGGTTGGGTTTGGACGATGTGAGGTGGTTCGTTATGGGAGACGACGATACGTTCTTCGTACCCGATAATTTGGTCCGGGTTTTATCGAAATACGACCATAATCAGTTTTATTACATCGGAAGTTCGTCGGAGAGTCATTTGCAGAACATTAATTTCTCTTACGGGATGGCTTACGGCGGCGGAGGTTTTGCTATTAGTTACCCTTTGGCTAAAGCACTTGCTAAAATGCAAGACCGGTGTATACAGAGATACCCGGGATTGTACGGCTCCGATGATCGGATTCATGCTTGCATGGCTGAGCTCGGTGTACCACTCACCAAGGAACCGGGATTTCACCAG tACGACGTATTTGGCAACCTCTTGGGTCTCTTATCCGCCCACCCCATTGCTCCACTGGTCTCCATTCACCACCTAGACAAGGTCGAACCCATATTCCCCAACATGAACCGGGTCCAGGCCCTTAAACGTCTCAATATCCCAATAAACCTTGACTCGGCTGCATTGATGCAACAATCGGTTTGCTACGACAAAACTCGGAGTTGGACCGTTTCGATCTCATGGGGCTACACGGTTCAAATAAACAGAGGCATATTCTCAGTGAGAGAAATGGAAATGCCGGCCAGGACTTTCCTCAATTGGTACAAAAGAGCGGATTACACCGGTTTTGCTTTTAATACCCGACCCGTTACCCGACATGTCTGCCAAAAACCGTTCGTTTATTACTTGTCTAAAGTGTCGTACAACAAGGTAATGAACCAGACGGTTTCCGAGCATGTTCAGCACCAAGTTTCGAACCCGGATTGCAAGTGGAAGATGGCGGATCCTTCTCGGATTGAGAGAGTTGAGGTTTATAGAAAACCCGATCCGAATTTATGGGACAAG